The genomic interval GTCGACGCACAGTTCCACAGTTCCGGGCCTACGTGGGCGTTTGTTCTGAGATATTGTTATAAAAACTGAAGCTTCTGGCATTCAGGCAAACAGTCAAGTGAGAGACAATATACAAAGATGATTAAGATTAGCTGTACCGTAAGTaaatcgattttggtcaaactCCAGCATCTTTTCATCATTTATTCCTAACAGTTGCTGGTGCTCGTGCTCCTCGGCAGTTGCTATGCACAATACCAATACCCACAGCAACGTCCAGATGCAGGTGGTGCTGCCGGTGGTATCCCTGCTTCTCCTGGTTCACCTGGCGGAGTTGACAATCGCATCATAGGCTTGGGCGGACTGCTTGGAGGTGGCGGTGGAGGTGGCGGACTgcttggcggcggcggtggaggTGGCTTGTTTGGCAATCTCTTGGGTGGCCTACTAGGTGGTGGGCGTCAACCTTTGGGACAAGCATATCCACCACCCGTGCCATCATATGGAGGCGGTTACCCAGGATATGGTTATGGTGGTGCTCTTGGTCCTGGCTATGCGGGCGGCTTTCCCGGCAACAATTTCGGTGGTGGCTTTGG from Drosophila virilis strain 15010-1051.87 chromosome 2, Dvir_AGI_RSII-ME, whole genome shotgun sequence carries:
- the LOC6629451 gene encoding eggshell protein 1, producing the protein MIKISCTLLVLVLLGSCYAQYQYPQQRPDAGGAAGGIPASPGSPGGVDNRIIGLGGLLGGGGGGGGLLGGGGGGGLFGNLLGGLLGGGRQPLGQAYPPPVPSYGGGYPGYGYGGALGPGYAGGFPGNNFGGGFGPGYGNYYG